A segment of the Candidatus Nitrososphaera gargensis Ga9.2 genome:
CAAAGATACGGTATTGTTCCCGCGCACAATGTCGCGGGTCACGCCGTAAAAAGAATGTGGGCCACTAGACCGATACAGAGTTTTTCTTTTTCTTGCTTGATTTTTTCTTTGCGGTAGTCGACGACCTTTTTGCCCTTGGCTTCTTTGCCTTTTCTTCTGCTACAACCACCGGCACTTCAACAGTTGCTGCAACATCAGGAGCTGCTTCAATAGAGATTTCGACTGGTGCTGCTGCTTCCTCTACGGGCGCGTGAACATCGATCGCCGGCGGTACTACGGCTATTGGGTTATTCTTAATCAGGTGTATTTCGATGCAAGACATGCGCTTTATCTCGCCGGTTGCAATTCTAAGCTCGTCAGTTCCCACTGTGATTGACTTTGTCAAAACATCTACGTCGCGCTTTACAATCTCTGCGACATCTACTGCAGTCACTATGCTAAGGCTGCCTATTGCCTTGATTATTAACTCACCGGTGCTGTTTATCCTGTATAGCGCCGGTGCAACATAGTCCAGTGTGCGCTTTTTGCCGATGAGAAGAACCGCCGGTGGAACATGCAGTCTTGGTTCTAGTGAGGTTTTCTGTTCTACGATTGCTGTCATCATATCGTCTCGTAATTACCCGCTTTTGGTTTTAGATA
Coding sequences within it:
- a CDS encoding AlbA family DNA/RNA-binding protein, with product MMTAIVEQKTSLEPRLHVPPAVLLIGKKRTLDYVAPALYRINSTGELIIKAIGSLSIVTAVDVAEIVKRDVDVLTKSITVGTDELRIATGEIKRMSCIEIHLIKNNPIAVVPPAIDVHAPVEEAAAPVEISIEAAPDVAATVEVPVVVAEEKAKKPRAKRSSTTAKKKSSKKKKNSVSV